One Cucurbita pepo subsp. pepo cultivar mu-cu-16 chromosome LG09, ASM280686v2, whole genome shotgun sequence DNA window includes the following coding sequences:
- the LOC111802639 gene encoding phosphatidylinositol 4-kinase gamma 5-like codes for MSRKLDSPVQTQMAVAALKSPLSRDYRARNGMEEKLPVGRRQVFVQTDTGCVLGMELDRNDNAHTVKRRLQIALNIPTEESSLTFGDVILKNDLTAIRSDSPLLLTRNLMHRSSSTPCLSPTGKDLRLRDQSGPIEILGHSERFSGTRRLVKEIVKAIKLGIDPIPVHSGLGGAYYFRNGKGESVAIVKPTDEEPFAPNNPKGFVGKALGQPGFKRSVRVGETGFREVAAYLLDYEHFANVPPTALVKITHSIFNVNDWVNGNKPHKKKSVSKIASFQQFIPHDFDASDHGTSSFPVAAVHRIGILDIRIFNTDRHAGNLLVRKLDGIGRFGQVELIPIDHGLCLPETLEDPYFEWIHWPQASIPFSEDELKYIENLNPIKDCEMLRMELPMIRDACLRVLVLCTIFLKEAAACGLCLAEIGEMMSREFRSGEEEPSELELVCLEARQIIAERELCSPVDDWGNDEFQFDLDCEERELDYNSSVAADQCLGWSHYQFGGLGGMHGRNPLSKLEESIEEEGEDSAGEEQGETATFPPSEPISAVTKLSMSLKNTILGDKNQKHQKYQVSKPEYGYITNTSAGHRSANEQFPPSVSFVKLGDMNDEEWTLFLDKFPEVLRPAFAKRQSAALGQRQRQRLGTSCQF; via the coding sequence ATGTCACGGAAGTTGGACAGTCCAGTTCAGACTCAAATGGCAGTTGCAGCACTCAAGAGCCCACTCAGCCGGGATTACCGTGCAAGAAATGGAATGGAAGAAAAGCTACCCGTTGGAAGGAGACAAGTTTTTGTCCAAACTGACACAGGATGTGTACTGGGAATGGAATTAGATCGCAACGACAATGCTCATACGGTGAAAAGGAGATTGCAGATTGCCCTCAATATTCCGACCGAGGAGAGCTCGCTGACATTTGGGGATGTGATTCTAAAGAATGATCTTACTGCCATTCGAAGTgattctcctcttcttctcacGAGAAATCTGATGCATAGAAGCTCGTCTACTCCATGTCTCTCGCCCACTGGGAAGGATCTCCGACTTCGAGACCAGAGTGGACCTATTGAGATATTGGGGCATTCCGAGCGTTTTTCTGGCACGAGACGGTTGGTCAAAGAGATTGTGAAAGCTATTAAGTTGGGTATTGATCCAATTCCTGTTCATAGTGGGCTTGGTGGTGCTTACTACTTTAGGAATGGGAAAGGTGAAAGTGTTGCAATTGTGAAGCCAACTGATGAGGAACCTTTTGCACCAAATAATCCAAAAGGTTTTGTTGGTAAAGCTCTTGGACAGCCAGGATTTAAACGTTCTGTGCGTGTTGGGGAGACCGGATTCAGAGAAGTTGCAGCATATCTTCTTGACTATGAGCATTTTGCAAACGTGCCTCCGACAGCCTTGGTGAAGATCACTCATTCAATCTTTAATGTGAATGATTGGGTGAATGGTAACAAGCCTCACAAGAAGAAGTCAGTCAGTAAAATTGCTTCTTTCCAACAATTCATTCCACATGATTTCGATGCTAGTGATCATGGGACTTCTAGCTTCCCAGTTGCTGCTGTTCATCGTATAGGTATCCTAGATATCAGGATTTTTAATACTGATAGGCATGCTGGGAATCTCTTAGTTCGTAAACTTGATGGAATAGGAAGGTTTGGTCAAGTGGAGCTTATTCCTATAGATCACGGTCTTTGTTTGCCGGAGACTTTAGAAGATCCGTACTTTGAGTGGATCCATTGGCCTCAAGCGTCAATCCCATTTTCAGAGGATGAGCTCAAGTATATTGAAAATCTTAATCCGATCAAAGACTGTGAGATGCTTCGGATGGAGCTCCCCATGATTCGTGATGCTTGCCTTCGGGTTTTGGTACTCTGTACAATTTTTCTGAAGGAAGCTGCTGCTTGTGGTCTCTGTCTTGCTGAGATTGGTGAGATGATGAGCAGGGAATTTCGTAGTGGAGAGGAGGAACCCAGTGAACTTGAGCTAGTCTGTCTTGAGGCTAGGCAGATCATAGCAGAAAGGGAGCTCTGTTCTCCCGTTGATGACTGGGGCAACGATGAATTCCAATTCGACTTAGACTGCGAGGAGCGAGAATTAGATTACAACTCAAGTGTGGCAGCGGATCAGTGTTTGGGCTGGTCTCATTACCAGTTTGGTGGACTTGGAGGCATGCATGGCCGCAATCCACTCTCTAAGTTAGAGGAAAGCATTgaagaagagggagaagaTAGTGCTGGGGAGGAGCAAGGAGAAACAGCAACCTTTCCACCTTCTGAACCCATTTCTGCTGTGACAAAGCTTTCCATGTCCCTCAAGAACACCATACTGGGCGATAAGAACCAGAAACACCAGAAGTACCAGGTCTCAAAACCTGAATATGGATATATTACCAACACTTCTGCAGGGCACAGGAGTGCAAATGAGCAGTTTCCTCCAAGTGTCAGCTTTGTGAAGCTCGGTGATATGAACGACGAAGAATGGACACTGTTTCTGGATAAATTTCCAGAGGTGCTCCGTCCAGCATTTGCCAAACGCCAATCTGCAGCGCTCGGGCAGAGGCAGAGGCAGAGGCTTGGTACTTCTTGCCAGTTTTGA